The Methanococcoides methylutens MM1 genome has a window encoding:
- a CDS encoding Lrp/AsnC family transcriptional regulator produces MDEQTRNILEILEEDARIVPEEIAALTGMTVEEVNQKIEYLEKAKIIRQYKTVIDWELAGENYVYAIIELKVQLERKLGYQAIAERLYKFPEVRSVRLLSGEHDISITVRGNSMKQVAFFVAEKIATLDQVQSTATHFVLKTYKENGLILDEPDQVKRLAVSP; encoded by the coding sequence ATGGATGAGCAAACACGCAACATACTGGAGATCCTTGAAGAAGATGCAAGGATCGTACCAGAAGAGATCGCAGCACTCACCGGTATGACCGTTGAGGAAGTCAACCAGAAGATCGAATATCTTGAGAAAGCGAAGATCATTCGCCAGTACAAGACGGTCATCGACTGGGAACTTGCAGGCGAGAACTACGTGTATGCCATCATTGAGCTTAAGGTTCAGCTGGAAAGGAAACTGGGATACCAGGCAATTGCCGAGAGGCTCTATAAGTTCCCGGAAGTGCGCTCAGTAAGGCTGCTTTCCGGAGAACATGACATTTCTATAACAGTGCGCGGCAATTCCATGAAACAGGTCGCCTTTTTCGTAGCGGAGAAGATAGCGACCCTGGATCAGGTCCAGAGCACTGCCACACACTTTGTTCTGAAGACCTACAAAGAAAATGGGCTGATCCTGGACGAACCAGACCAGGTCAAGAGACTTGCAGTCTCCCCATAA
- a CDS encoding 30S ribosomal protein S8e, with translation MQFQGRSKRKYTGAKIKSSRGKRKHELGREPAETHVADVKRKNIATRGGNRKVRLLQANIANVTNPSDGKTVISAIETVVDNTANEHYVRRNTITKGAVIKTAIGNAVVTSRPGQDGVVNAVLIE, from the coding sequence ATGCAATTTCAGGGAAGATCTAAAAGGAAATACACAGGAGCAAAGATCAAATCATCACGTGGTAAGAGGAAACATGAGCTTGGACGTGAGCCTGCAGAAACACACGTTGCTGACGTAAAGAGGAAGAACATCGCAACACGTGGCGGAAACAGGAAAGTAAGGCTCCTTCAGGCAAACATTGCAAACGTCACAAACCCATCCGATGGTAAGACAGTCATCTCAGCTATCGAGACCGTTGTTGACAACACTGCAAACGAGCACTACGTCAGGCGTAACACCATCACAAAAGGTGCAGTTATCAAGACCGCAATCGGCAATGCTGTCGTCACAAGCCGTCCTGGACAGGATGGTGTGGTCAACGCTGTACTGATCGAGTAA
- the rnz gene encoding ribonuclease Z, with translation MLLVTFLGTGGSLPTKNRNPSAIMVNRDGELIMFDCGEGAQQQMMRAKTGMMNLSSIFITHFHADHILGIPGLVQTMSFQGRTEPLTIYGPEWVEEFVKLLSALGYYKLKFEIRAAKMERGDVVRMDGYSVVALQTQHNVRSIGYALVEDPRPGRFDRKKAVELGVPVGPLFSKLHKGEDVEVDGRTIRSEDVVGESRPGRTIIYTGDTRPCKDVLEASENADLLIHDGTLADEKLEWAKEAMHSTAGEAAALARKAGVKKLVLTHISSRYSDDVTPLMNDAKAIFEDVIIAEDLMSIEVPFRDE, from the coding sequence ATGCTTCTTGTAACATTTTTAGGGACCGGCGGGTCTTTGCCTACAAAGAACCGCAATCCATCAGCCATTATGGTTAACAGGGATGGCGAACTTATCATGTTCGACTGCGGCGAAGGTGCCCAGCAGCAGATGATGAGAGCAAAGACCGGCATGATGAACCTCTCTTCGATATTCATCACTCACTTCCATGCAGACCATATCCTGGGGATACCGGGTCTTGTGCAGACCATGTCCTTCCAGGGCAGGACCGAACCTCTCACCATATACGGTCCTGAGTGGGTGGAAGAATTCGTAAAGTTGCTATCAGCCCTTGGTTACTACAAGCTGAAGTTCGAAATAAGGGCTGCTAAGATGGAGCGCGGGGATGTTGTCCGAATGGACGGTTATTCCGTTGTTGCCCTTCAGACACAGCATAATGTACGCAGTATAGGTTATGCACTGGTGGAGGATCCACGCCCGGGAAGGTTCGACCGCAAAAAAGCTGTGGAACTCGGAGTTCCGGTGGGTCCTTTATTCTCGAAACTTCACAAAGGTGAGGATGTGGAAGTTGATGGCAGGACCATAAGGTCAGAGGACGTGGTGGGTGAATCACGGCCCGGAAGGACCATCATCTACACTGGTGATACAAGACCTTGCAAGGATGTCCTGGAAGCAAGCGAGAACGCTGACCTTCTTATACATGATGGCACACTTGCAGACGAAAAGCTGGAATGGGCAAAAGAGGCAATGCACTCCACAGCAGGGGAGGCTGCAGCACTGGCAAGGAAAGCCGGTGTAAAAAAGCTGGTGCTCACGCATATCAGTTCAAGGTATTCGGATGACGTAACTCCTCTTATGAATGATGCAAAAGCAATATTCGAGGATGTGATCATCGCAGAAGACCTCATGTCCATCGAGGTTCCCTTTAGGGATGAATAA
- a CDS encoding AAA family ATPase, whose translation MVRYAQKTNQKRNREENIDPSDSTADIVILKPKGYPLSSMLDEYPEVEDPEIFEQYARKQWKGFVARKGEYLFDHRMYPDFAYKVIDVEPPESVIGIETIIIVNEDEKAPIAAESSTGITFEDVIGQTNARRKCKLIERFLEEPERFGKWAPRNVLFFGPSGTGKTMLAKALANKTEVPLLPIKATQLIGEFVGEGARQIHQLYDKAEEMQPCIIFIDELDAIALDRRFQELRGDVAEIVNALLTEMDGIVERQGVCTIGATNRVDSLDAAVRSRFEEEIEFILPDEKDRHRIIEQNISTFPLPAEDVDLQKLAKLTAGLSGRDIVEKVLKNALHQAIVDDREEVGQELFENAISRLVKKEDTGTLNRLYI comes from the coding sequence ATAGTCAGATATGCCCAGAAGACAAACCAAAAGCGAAACCGGGAAGAAAATATAGATCCATCGGATTCCACCGCAGATATAGTCATACTAAAACCGAAAGGATATCCACTTAGCAGCATGCTTGACGAGTATCCTGAGGTAGAGGACCCTGAGATCTTCGAGCAGTATGCAAGAAAGCAGTGGAAGGGATTCGTGGCTCGCAAAGGCGAGTATCTTTTCGACCACAGGATGTATCCTGACTTTGCCTACAAAGTTATCGACGTAGAACCACCGGAGTCAGTCATCGGAATAGAAACGATCATAATCGTCAATGAGGATGAAAAGGCCCCCATTGCAGCTGAATCCTCCACAGGCATTACATTTGAGGACGTCATCGGGCAGACTAATGCACGTCGCAAATGCAAGCTGATCGAACGATTCCTTGAAGAACCGGAAAGGTTTGGCAAATGGGCACCACGCAATGTGCTGTTCTTCGGACCATCGGGGACCGGAAAGACGATGCTTGCAAAGGCCCTTGCAAATAAGACAGAAGTACCGCTTCTACCCATAAAGGCCACTCAGCTCATTGGAGAATTCGTAGGAGAGGGCGCACGCCAGATCCACCAGCTTTATGACAAAGCTGAAGAGATGCAGCCATGCATAATCTTCATTGATGAGCTGGATGCCATCGCCCTTGACAGGAGATTCCAGGAGCTCAGAGGAGATGTTGCAGAGATCGTGAATGCACTCCTTACCGAGATGGACGGTATCGTGGAGCGCCAGGGAGTCTGCACAATCGGAGCTACCAACCGGGTTGACAGCCTTGACGCTGCTGTAAGAAGCCGTTTTGAAGAAGAAATTGAGTTCATATTACCTGATGAGAAGGACCGCCACAGGATAATCGAACAGAACATCAGCACGTTTCCACTCCCTGCAGAAGATGTTGACCTTCAAAAACTCGCAAAGCTCACAGCGGGACTCTCAGGAAGAGATATCGTGGAAAAAGTGCTCAAGAACGCACTCCACCAGGCGATAGTAGATGACAGGGAAGAGGTAGGGCAGGAACTCTTTGAGAATGCAATATCCAGACTGGTGAAAAAAGAAGACACCGGCACACTGAATAGACTTTATATATGA
- a CDS encoding response regulator — protein MSNILVVEDNPMNMELTVILLESWGYNVGQAEDGAQALDEVRKGNYDLILLDMQLPRMDGLEVLEHLMDDPETADIPVVALTAHSMTGDGRKYLDAGCTGYISKPINVPRFREQIDEYMNASV, from the coding sequence ATGAGTAATATCCTGGTGGTGGAAGATAATCCCATGAATATGGAATTGACTGTGATCCTGCTGGAATCATGGGGGTATAATGTGGGGCAGGCAGAAGATGGGGCTCAGGCCCTTGACGAGGTAAGAAAGGGCAATTATGATCTCATTCTTCTGGATATGCAGCTTCCACGTATGGATGGGCTTGAGGTTCTGGAGCACCTGATGGACGATCCGGAAACCGCTGATATACCTGTAGTGGCCCTGACAGCCCATTCAATGACTGGTGATGGCCGAAAATATCTGGATGCCGGATGTACGGGATACATTTCCAAACCTATCAATGTTCCCCGTTTCAGGGAACAGATAGATGAATACATGAATGCTTCTGTTTAA
- a CDS encoding response regulator, which produces MNGGTLPKILIVDDEPLNVELMEVYLSGDYDVVCAYGGAEGLEKVKTEDIDLVLLDVMMPDVSGFDVCKALKSDPLYQFIPVVMVTALSGKDDKIMSIEAGADDFLSKPVDRLELETRVKSLIKIKQLHNSLVAERDQAQNYLDVAGAILLALDNDQNVTLVNRKGCEVLGRNEVDIIGKNWFDSFLPEKDLESTKTMFSSILKGDLGTFEYCENPIITADGEERLISWHNSLLTDKNGNPTGVLTSGEDITERTRTEIALKEYAEELEHSNELKDLFIDIIRHDLMNPAGAVKGFTDVLIKRGKLQEDDLRMLQSIKRTNDKLITMISSAATFAKVESVSEVRLKPMDLAEVLGNVVQTLEPQLEENSIELKMEVDGSFSVLADPMIEQVFVNLVSNAIKYSPQGTLVSVGIDDLGNEWKVRVIDQGFGILDEDKELVFERFKRLDKGNIKGTGLGLAIVKRIVELHEGKVGVADNPEGQGSMFWVTLKKP; this is translated from the coding sequence ATGAATGGTGGTACACTTCCAAAGATACTCATTGTTGATGACGAACCTCTGAATGTAGAACTGATGGAGGTCTATCTTTCCGGGGATTATGATGTTGTCTGTGCTTATGGTGGTGCAGAAGGACTTGAAAAGGTAAAGACTGAGGATATAGATCTTGTACTTCTGGATGTAATGATGCCGGATGTAAGTGGGTTTGATGTTTGTAAAGCACTGAAAAGTGATCCTCTTTACCAGTTCATTCCTGTTGTCATGGTTACTGCCCTTTCCGGAAAGGATGACAAGATCATGAGCATTGAAGCAGGGGCGGATGATTTTCTTTCAAAACCCGTTGACAGGCTTGAACTGGAAACGAGAGTAAAGTCTCTCATAAAGATAAAACAATTGCATAACAGCCTTGTAGCGGAGCGTGATCAGGCACAGAACTACCTTGATGTTGCAGGTGCTATCCTTCTGGCGCTGGATAATGACCAGAATGTAACCCTCGTTAACAGGAAAGGCTGTGAGGTCCTTGGCAGAAATGAGGTGGATATCATTGGAAAGAATTGGTTTGATTCCTTCCTTCCGGAAAAGGATCTGGAATCTACAAAAACTATGTTTTCCAGCATTCTCAAAGGTGACCTTGGTACATTCGAATACTGTGAAAATCCCATCATTACTGCTGATGGTGAAGAGAGGCTGATAAGCTGGCATAATTCCCTTCTTACAGATAAGAATGGGAATCCAACAGGTGTTCTTACCTCCGGTGAGGATATCACGGAACGCACAAGGACAGAGATCGCGCTGAAAGAATATGCAGAAGAGCTTGAGCATTCTAATGAACTGAAGGATCTCTTCATCGATATAATCAGGCATGACCTGATGAATCCGGCAGGTGCTGTAAAAGGGTTTACTGATGTTCTTATAAAAAGGGGCAAACTTCAGGAAGATGATCTTCGTATGCTCCAGTCAATAAAGCGTACTAATGATAAGCTGATCACCATGATAAGCAGTGCAGCAACTTTTGCAAAGGTTGAGTCTGTTTCTGAAGTTCGATTGAAGCCCATGGACTTGGCTGAGGTTCTGGGGAATGTTGTACAAACCCTTGAACCACAACTGGAAGAGAATTCTATCGAATTAAAAATGGAAGTTGATGGCTCATTTTCTGTACTTGCAGACCCTATGATCGAACAGGTCTTTGTGAACCTCGTATCAAATGCAATAAAATATAGCCCTCAGGGAACCCTTGTTAGTGTTGGAATAGACGACCTTGGAAATGAATGGAAGGTCAGGGTCATTGACCAGGGCTTTGGTATCCTTGATGAGGACAAAGAACTTGTCTTTGAACGTTTCAAGAGACTGGATAAAGGGAATATCAAAGGTACAGGACTTGGTCTTGCTATTGTGAAGAGGATCGTGGAGCTTCACGAGGGTAAGGTTGGTGTTGCTGATAATCCGGAAGGTCAGGGCAGCATGTTCTGGGTAACCCTGAAAAAGCCATAA
- a CDS encoding sulfide-dependent adenosine diphosphate thiazole synthase, with amino-acid sequence MKLDEVTISRAIIDEFSKVFLDYTEVDVALVGGGPANLVAAKYLAEAGLKTVIYEKKLSVGGGMWAGGMMFPRIVVQEEARHILDDFGIDYHEYEEGYYIANSVESVGKLISAATSAGTEIFNLVNVEDVMIRDNDEVCGLVINWTAVEIGRLHVDPLAIRAKVVVDGTGHEAAVCNTVQRKVPGAKLGELGVVGEKPMWADVGERMLVETTREVYPNLYVDGMAANAVAGAPRMGPVFGGMLISGKQVADLIIERLK; translated from the coding sequence ATGAAACTCGATGAGGTCACAATTTCAAGAGCGATAATAGATGAGTTCTCTAAAGTATTCCTTGATTATACGGAAGTAGATGTGGCGCTTGTAGGCGGTGGGCCTGCAAACCTGGTCGCTGCAAAGTATCTTGCAGAGGCAGGGTTAAAAACAGTCATCTATGAGAAGAAATTGTCTGTCGGTGGAGGTATGTGGGCTGGTGGAATGATGTTCCCTCGTATCGTTGTTCAGGAAGAAGCACGTCATATCCTGGATGATTTTGGTATTGATTATCATGAGTATGAAGAAGGTTACTACATAGCCAATTCCGTTGAGTCCGTTGGTAAGCTCATAAGTGCTGCAACAAGTGCAGGAACAGAGATATTCAATCTTGTAAACGTTGAAGATGTCATGATCAGGGACAATGATGAGGTATGTGGACTTGTTATCAACTGGACCGCTGTGGAGATTGGCAGACTTCATGTTGATCCGCTGGCAATACGTGCAAAAGTTGTTGTTGATGGTACCGGCCATGAGGCAGCCGTTTGTAACACCGTGCAGCGCAAGGTTCCTGGTGCAAAGCTGGGTGAACTTGGTGTAGTAGGTGAGAAGCCAATGTGGGCAGACGTCGGAGAGCGCATGCTTGTTGAGACAACCAGGGAAGTTTATCCAAATCTCTATGTTGATGGTATGGCAGCTAATGCCGTGGCTGGTGCTCCACGTATGGGTCCGGTATTTGGTGGAATGCTTATCTCGGGTAAACAGGTTGCCGATCTTATCATTGAAAGGCTGAAATAA
- a CDS encoding DUF356 domain-containing protein encodes MKSFAVIRAEDPNKIKIALHDLEHYGSMKFGSNPKRIEPSYADQLLVSVSGVPLKAKCNSAALVELDTNAGAAISKLRKIHPPAHVVIVSPRHDAFEELADSSELYPEFDRAFEL; translated from the coding sequence ATGAAATCTTTTGCGGTGATTCGGGCAGAGGACCCGAACAAAATTAAAATAGCTTTGCACGATCTAGAACACTATGGGAGTATGAAATTCGGATCTAATCCGAAAAGGATCGAACCATCTTATGCTGACCAGCTTCTTGTAAGCGTTTCAGGGGTACCCCTAAAAGCAAAATGCAATTCTGCAGCTCTTGTGGAACTTGACACCAATGCAGGTGCTGCGATCAGTAAGTTAAGGAAGATCCACCCTCCTGCACATGTTGTAATAGTAAGTCCAAGACATGATGCTTTCGAGGAACTTGCAGATAGTTCCGAACTATACCCTGAGTTTGACAGGGCATTCGAACTATGA
- the proC gene encoding pyrroline-5-carboxylate reductase has translation MHLTDRKIGFIGTGKMGESLIRGILGAHSDISIYASDVYEPALERLNKELGINVSTENANTIANSDIVVLAIKPQILKDILAQIKDDITSDKLVISIAAGVPVAAIEDELNSDARVIRVMPNIAATVAEAASAICTGTNATAEDAEVSLAIFRSLGSAIQVPEKLMDAVTGLSGSGPAYIFPIIEAMADGAVHEGLDRASAITLAAQTVLGAAKMVLETGMHPGELKDMVTSPAGTTIRGIHTLEESGVRAAFMNAVIASSERSKELGK, from the coding sequence ATGCATCTTACAGACAGGAAGATCGGATTCATAGGCACAGGTAAAATGGGAGAGTCCCTAATCAGGGGAATTCTTGGAGCACACAGCGACATCAGCATCTATGCAAGCGATGTCTACGAACCTGCTCTTGAGAGACTTAACAAGGAACTTGGTATCAACGTTTCCACCGAAAATGCCAATACCATAGCGAACTCCGATATTGTTGTTCTTGCAATTAAACCTCAGATACTTAAGGACATACTCGCACAGATCAAGGATGACATCACATCCGACAAACTCGTAATATCAATTGCAGCAGGAGTACCTGTCGCAGCTATTGAGGACGAGCTCAACAGCGATGCAAGGGTCATAAGGGTAATGCCAAATATTGCTGCAACGGTCGCCGAAGCTGCATCAGCTATCTGCACAGGTACCAATGCTACCGCAGAGGATGCAGAAGTCTCCCTTGCGATCTTCAGGTCCCTTGGAAGTGCGATCCAGGTCCCTGAAAAGCTCATGGATGCAGTCACCGGCCTCTCAGGCAGTGGCCCTGCATACATATTCCCTATTATCGAGGCAATGGCAGATGGTGCGGTCCATGAAGGACTTGACCGTGCAAGCGCGATCACACTTGCCGCACAGACAGTCCTTGGTGCAGCAAAGATGGTCCTTGAGACAGGAATGCACCCAGGAGAGCTTAAGGATATGGTAACATCCCCCGCAGGAACCACCATTCGTGGAATACATACACTTGAAGAAAGCGGAGTAAGAGCTGCTTTCATGAATGCAGTAATTGCGTCTTCCGAAAGGTCAAAAGAGCTGGGTAAATAA
- a CDS encoding multiprotein bridging factor aMBF1 has protein sequence MQCEICGTEIRGQAIEVTIDGSQLKVCSKCAQYGTAVKARSPVSRKISPVSPQTKRNVPKRTGQRRDPFAELSDELVDEYEKIIHDAREKRGWTQEVLATKIKEKASLIKKIERGEIVPEDSVRKKIEKALNIQLTERVGEGDWSADRLNKGTTLGDIVTIKRK, from the coding sequence ATGCAATGCGAAATATGTGGCACAGAGATCAGAGGACAGGCAATAGAAGTCACAATTGATGGAAGCCAGCTTAAGGTGTGCAGCAAATGCGCACAATATGGAACGGCAGTAAAAGCCCGTTCACCTGTTTCCAGGAAAATATCACCTGTGTCACCTCAAACAAAAAGAAATGTTCCAAAAAGAACAGGTCAGAGACGTGATCCTTTCGCAGAACTTAGCGACGAACTTGTCGATGAATACGAGAAGATCATACATGATGCCCGTGAAAAACGTGGGTGGACACAGGAAGTGCTTGCCACAAAGATAAAGGAGAAGGCATCACTGATCAAGAAGATCGAACGTGGAGAGATCGTACCCGAAGATTCTGTAAGGAAGAAGATCGAAAAAGCGCTGAACATTCAACTTACAGAACGCGTTGGCGAAGGAGACTGGAGTGCTGACCGCCTTAACAAGGGTACCACACTCGGCGATATCGTAACGATCAAGAGAAAATAA
- a CDS encoding proteasome-activating nucleotidase, with protein MSETIDEEPGNNNYGFHGIVNNSGEYTTGSDEDFSKYLLDRMKQLESRNTMLKEQCGQIESEKRFMESQKLKYERESQRLQSELDRLKSVPLVVANVVDVFDDGRVLIRSSTGPQFLVKASPELDEDLLIPGSRVALNQQTLAVVDVIPVSDEPVISAMEVIESQEVDYSQIGGLDDQIREVSESVELPLTRPESFVRIGISPPKGVMLYGPPGTGKTLLAKAVAHRTNATFIRVVGSELVQKYIGDGAKLVRDIFEMARKKAPSIIFIDELDAIAATRLNDTNGADREVQRTLMQLLAEMDGFDNRGDIRIIAATNRPDVLDPAIIRPGRFDRVIEIPLPDQTGRESIFYIHTDRLSIDGDVDLAKLAKLTEGASGADIGAIVMEAGMFAVRQNNDSISMSNLVEAVDKVISAPDIINDPSLQMFS; from the coding sequence ATGAGCGAAACAATAGATGAAGAACCAGGAAATAACAATTATGGTTTCCATGGTATTGTCAATAATTCCGGTGAATACACCACCGGTAGCGATGAGGACTTCTCTAAGTATCTTCTGGACCGTATGAAACAGCTTGAATCCCGCAACACTATGCTCAAAGAGCAATGTGGGCAGATCGAGTCTGAAAAGCGTTTCATGGAATCCCAGAAGCTCAAGTATGAGCGCGAGTCGCAGAGGCTGCAGTCAGAGCTGGACCGATTAAAATCCGTGCCTCTGGTAGTTGCGAACGTAGTTGATGTTTTTGATGACGGCAGGGTCCTGATAAGAAGCAGTACCGGCCCCCAATTCCTTGTAAAGGCCTCCCCGGAACTCGATGAAGATCTTCTAATTCCCGGTTCAAGGGTTGCCCTTAACCAGCAGACACTGGCGGTCGTTGATGTCATCCCGGTATCCGATGAGCCTGTGATCTCAGCTATGGAGGTAATCGAGTCCCAGGAAGTGGACTATTCCCAGATAGGCGGTCTTGATGACCAGATTCGTGAAGTCAGTGAATCCGTGGAGTTGCCGCTCACAAGACCAGAGTCCTTTGTGCGCATAGGTATCTCTCCTCCAAAGGGCGTTATGCTCTATGGTCCACCAGGAACGGGAAAGACTCTGCTTGCAAAGGCTGTTGCGCACAGGACGAATGCCACTTTCATAAGGGTGGTTGGTTCCGAACTTGTCCAGAAGTATATCGGAGATGGTGCAAAACTTGTCCGCGATATATTCGAGATGGCAAGAAAGAAGGCACCTTCGATCATATTCATCGATGAGCTGGATGCTATCGCAGCCACAAGATTAAATGATACCAACGGCGCCGACCGTGAGGTACAGCGAACCCTGATGCAGTTGCTTGCCGAGATGGATGGTTTTGATAACAGGGGCGATATTCGCATAATAGCCGCAACCAACCGTCCGGATGTCCTTGATCCTGCGATCATCCGCCCGGGAAGGTTTGACCGTGTGATAGAGATCCCGCTTCCTGACCAGACTGGCCGTGAGAGCATATTCTACATTCATACTGACCGTCTCTCCATTGATGGCGATGTTGATCTTGCAAAGCTGGCAAAGCTCACCGAAGGTGCAAGCGGTGCGGATATCGGTGCTATTGTAATGGAGGCAGGTATGTTCGCTGTTCGCCAGAACAACGACAGCATCAGCATGTCCAATCTGGTTGAGGCAGTGGACAAGGTAATCTCAGCACCGGATATCATAAATGACCCGTCGCTCCAGATGTTCTCATAA
- a CDS encoding DUF99 family protein: protein MSLVFHIKPEIRILGIDDSALIRDNILIVGAFFRGGQWLDGVMRSEITRDGMDATDRIIDMVTSSKHYGQIRIIMLDGVTYGGFNPVDIVRLNEDTGIPVIVLMREFPDFEKIKTALHHLPEADKRMEMMLRAGRIIETISKDSSNPVFIQCAGIEVCLACDIVRLSSTRGNIPEPLRVAHLIATGIVCGESRGKA, encoded by the coding sequence GTGAGTTTGGTCTTTCATATCAAACCGGAGATAAGGATCCTTGGTATCGATGATTCTGCACTGATACGTGATAACATACTCATAGTCGGAGCTTTCTTCCGGGGTGGGCAGTGGCTTGACGGCGTAATGCGGTCAGAGATCACCCGGGATGGTATGGATGCTACGGATCGAATAATTGATATGGTGACCTCCAGCAAGCATTACGGCCAGATAAGGATCATCATGCTGGATGGTGTCACTTACGGTGGTTTCAATCCGGTGGATATTGTAAGGCTCAATGAGGATACCGGAATTCCGGTTATCGTTCTCATGCGTGAGTTCCCGGACTTTGAAAAAATAAAGACGGCACTGCATCATCTGCCTGAGGCCGATAAACGGATGGAGATGATGCTGCGCGCAGGGCGCATCATTGAAACAATATCAAAAGACAGTTCAAATCCTGTTTTCATTCAGTGTGCAGGGATAGAGGTCTGTCTTGCATGCGATATAGTTCGTCTGTCCTCCACAAGGGGAAACATTCCCGAACCGTTGCGAGTTGCCCATTTGATCGCCACTGGTATCGTTTGTGGTGAGTCGAGGGGAAAGGCCTGA
- the glmM gene encoding phosphoglucosamine mutase, with protein sequence MAFFGTNGVRGIANEYITPQLAIDVAKSLGTYMGSKGIIAIGRDTRISGEMLKSAAIAGALSTGVTVIDIGTAPIPAIQYYVRDHADAGIGVTASHNPREYNGIKLVAGDGSEFSREGEKAVEKIYMSKEFSTASWERTGNFHKDSNANEYYINGIINSVEAENIREKKFKVVVDTGCGAGSLTLPFLLRRLGCEVITLNAQIDGTFPWRNPEPTPDVLTELADIVKSRGADMGVAQDGDADRAVFFDENGDFIDEDVLLSMMAKYILEDNKGPIVTPVSSSQRMLDVAEEAEVELHWTAVGSINVARKMMETGAVFGGEGNGGLIFPEHQYCRDGAMAAAKLLEIMASGKTLSSLVKSVPEYFNSKTKVHCSNLKEAMESIKENVTGGEHEVDTTDGVKIWHEDGWLLIRPSGTEPIIRIFAETKTKERAEQLMNEGVELVEKFKA encoded by the coding sequence ATGGCGTTTTTTGGTACAAATGGAGTAAGGGGCATTGCCAATGAATACATCACACCGCAGCTTGCAATAGATGTTGCAAAAAGCCTTGGGACATACATGGGATCTAAAGGCATTATCGCTATCGGACGTGATACAAGAATTTCCGGAGAGATGCTTAAATCTGCAGCCATCGCAGGAGCACTTTCCACAGGAGTGACAGTTATAGACATCGGGACGGCACCAATACCTGCAATACAGTACTATGTCAGGGACCATGCTGACGCGGGCATAGGAGTTACCGCATCCCACAACCCAAGAGAGTACAACGGAATAAAACTGGTTGCCGGAGATGGAAGTGAGTTCTCACGCGAAGGAGAGAAGGCCGTCGAGAAAATCTACATGTCAAAGGAGTTCTCCACTGCAAGCTGGGAGAGGACAGGCAACTTCCACAAGGACAGCAATGCTAACGAGTACTACATCAACGGCATCATCAACTCAGTGGAAGCTGAGAACATAAGAGAGAAGAAATTCAAGGTAGTTGTGGATACAGGCTGTGGTGCCGGCTCTCTTACACTACCATTCCTGCTCAGGAGACTTGGTTGTGAGGTCATAACACTCAATGCACAGATCGACGGTACATTCCCATGGAGGAACCCTGAACCAACGCCTGATGTCCTGACAGAGCTTGCAGACATCGTGAAGAGCAGAGGTGCAGACATGGGCGTCGCACAGGACGGAGATGCTGACAGGGCAGTTTTCTTCGACGAGAACGGGGACTTCATCGATGAGGACGTACTCCTTTCCATGATGGCAAAGTACATCCTTGAAGATAACAAAGGTCCTATCGTCACACCGGTAAGTTCTTCCCAGAGAATGCTGGACGTTGCCGAGGAAGCAGAAGTAGAGCTTCACTGGACAGCCGTCGGTTCAATAAATGTGGCAAGAAAGATGATGGAAACAGGAGCTGTCTTCGGAGGAGAAGGTAATGGCGGACTTATTTTCCCTGAGCACCAGTACTGCCGCGACGGCGCCATGGCAGCTGCAAAGCTGCTTGAGATCATGGCCTCAGGAAAAACGCTCTCATCCCTTGTGAAAAGCGTTCCTGAATATTTCAACTCAAAGACAAAGGTCCACTGCAGCAACCTTAAGGAAGCCATGGAGAGCATCAAGGAAAACGTCACGGGCGGAGAGCACGAGGTCGACACTACCGACGGAGTCAAGATCTGGCATGAGGACGGCTGGCTTCTCATCAGGCCATCAGGAACAGAACCCATAATCCGCATATTCGCAGAAACAAAGACAAAAGAGAGAGCTGAACAGCTCATGAACGAAGGTGTGGAGCTGGTAGAGAAATTCAAGGCCTGA